The Pleuronectes platessa chromosome 10, fPlePla1.1, whole genome shotgun sequence genome contains a region encoding:
- the mrpl13 gene encoding 39S ribosomal protein L13, mitochondrial — translation MSSFSRSAQQWATFARSWFIIDAKMQPPGKIATMCSVRLQGKHKPIYHALSDCGDHVIVINTKHIAFSGNKWEQKVYSSHTGYPGGFKQLTAAQLHQKDPQAIVKLAVYGMLPKNLQRRTMMQRLHIFPEDELPEDIRANLTEELPQPRKIPKKLNEYTEEEIGAFPRLWTPPQDYKMK, via the exons ATGTCAAGTTTCTCCAGATCTGCTCAG CAATGGGCAACCTTCGCCCGCTCCTGGTTCATAATCGATGCCAAGATGCAGCCTCCTGGCAAGATCGCCACCATGTGTTCGGTTCGATTACAGGGGAAACACAAACCGATCTACCATGCACTCA GTGACTGTGGAGACCATGTAATAGTAataaacaccaaacacatagcGTTCTCTGGAAACAAATGGGAGCAGAAAGTCTACTCGTCGCACACAGG gtaTCCAGGTGGATTCAAACAACTCACAGCTGCCCAGTTACATCAGAAAGACCCACAAGCT ATCGTGAAGTTGGCAGTTTACGGCATGCTGCCTAAGAATCTACAGCGTCGCACCATGATGCAGCGATTACACATCTTTCCTGAGGAT GAGCTGCCAGAGGACATCCGAGCCAACCTGACGGAGGAGCTACCTCAGCCCAGAAAGATCCCCAAGAAACTCAACGAGTACACGGAGGAGGAGATCGGCGCCTTCCCCAGGCTGTGGACACC
- the dscc1 gene encoding sister chromatid cohesion protein DCC1: MSTCLKTRSLEEVQATLQIAKLKEEDLQKTIHCLSFGENVSSGDYCLLELDETLYKHLEAGQRLVIRGDKEEHAVLCSGDTTYDLKIADTSNVLLFLPECKTVDQLTNSQESSHVVPTQIWGFCNSYWELRKRRPKLKKLTKLLMENPYEGPALGGQLENTENRYTMPDLLERIQASEEEIQTHLETVHACQIDGYWCVLDFDYEMKLLGHVTQLVDSESWPFNKVPLETCLEELAPLEPKEMIEHCLNCYGKRYLENDKVFYALNEDKVCRGIALMLLQNAVKFNLREFQEVWQQSVPEGMSTRLEQLKSVALVDRTSRPQTICLLRLDDLPEDTLQRFNQLFTLREKWTEDDITPYIQDLCGEKQSTGALLTKYARSSMQNGIKVFNSRRPVAT, from the exons ATGTCCACGTGTCTGAAGACGAGGAGTTTAGAGGAGGTGCAGGCCACGCTGCAGATCGCCAAACTGAAAGAGGAGGATCTACAGAAGACCATCCACTGTCTGTCCTTTGGAGAAAACGTCTCCTCTGGAGACTACTGCCTGTTGGAGCTGGACGAGACGCTGTATAAACACCTCGAGGCTGGACAACG TCTGGTGATTCGGGGGGATAAGGAGGAGCATGCTGTGCTCTGCAGTGGTGACACAACCTACGATCTCAAAATAGCCGACACCTCCAACGTCCTGCTGTTTTTGCCAGAATGCAAAACGGTGGACCAACTTACCAACAGCCAGGAAAGCTCCCATGTGGTGCCCACTCAG ATCTGGGGATTTTGTAACAGCTACTGGGAGCTGAGGAAGCGGCGTCCTAAACTGAAGAAACTGACAAAGCTGCTAATGGAGAATCCGTATGAGGGACCTGCTTTGGGGGGGCAGCTGGAGAACACAGAGAACAGG TACACGATGCCAGATCTGTTGGAGAGGATCCAGGCCAGTGAGGAGGAGATACAGACCCATTTAGAAACCGTCCATGCCTGTCAGATCGATG GTTACTGGTGCGTACTAGACTTTGATTATGAGATGAAGCTGCTCGGTCATGTGACCCAGCTGGTGGATTCTGAGTCGTGGCCCTTCAACAAGGTTCCCCTTGAAACATGTCTGGAGGAGTTAGCCCCTCTGGAGCCCAA AGAGATGATCGAGCATTGCTTGAACTGCTATGGGAAACGTTATCTTGAAAATG ACAAAGTATTTTATGCATTGAACGAGGATAAAGTCTGTCGGGGCATCgcactgatgctgctgcagaacgCTGTCAAGTTCAACCTGAGGGAGTTTCAGGAGGTCTGGCAACAGAGCGTCCCAGAGGGCATGAGCACGAGACTGGAGCAGCTGAAG AGTGTCGCGCTGGTAGACCGCACGTCCCGCCCACAGACCATCTGCCTGCTGCGGCTGGACGATCTCCCAGAAGACACACTGCAGCGCTTCAACCAGCTCTTCACACTCAGAGAGAAATGGACAGAAGACGACATCACGCCCTACATTCA AGACCTgtgtggagagaaacagagcacCGGAGCCCTCCTGACCAAGTACGCCCGCTCCTCAATGCAAAACGGGATCAAGGTGTTCAACTCCAGGAGACCTGTGGCCACATGA